From Deferrisoma camini S3R1, the proteins below share one genomic window:
- a CDS encoding (Fe-S)-binding protein: MGKLRDIEGVPLAERYELAACLQCGRCTGGCPVGLRSPLNSRRLLYEALIREDGEVLVEREEVWDCTACRTCADRCPRGLEPVAVIREIRTLKIEEGRIPQTVMDALESALKHGNPWGRSRRKRFAWADGLGVPTLEEGDEAPNLWFVGCTPAYDPRCQEAARALAGILRAAGYPFTTLGNEESCCGSEMLRLGELGLFEELAEANQALLDEVAPETVLTTSPHCMNALRTDYDPAVSALHFSQVLARLAGEGRIPFRREVPLRVAFHDPCYLGKQNGVYEEPRAAIAAVPGVELVEFDRSRERSLCCEGGGGRMWLEGLGEGERNAQQRVRTAADMGVDAVVTACPFCLLTLEDARKTAGLEDALEIVDLAELVWRGVEDLPDPCGLETRN; the protein is encoded by the coding sequence GTGGGCAAGTTGCGGGACATCGAAGGGGTTCCCCTGGCCGAGCGGTACGAGCTCGCGGCGTGCCTCCAGTGCGGCCGCTGCACCGGGGGGTGCCCGGTGGGGCTGCGCTCCCCCTTGAACTCCCGGCGGCTCCTGTACGAGGCGTTGATCCGGGAGGACGGCGAGGTGCTGGTGGAGCGCGAGGAGGTGTGGGACTGCACGGCGTGCCGCACCTGCGCCGACCGGTGCCCCCGGGGCCTGGAGCCCGTGGCCGTGATCCGGGAGATCCGGACCCTCAAGATCGAGGAGGGCCGGATCCCCCAGACCGTGATGGACGCGCTGGAGTCCGCCCTCAAGCACGGGAACCCCTGGGGCCGTTCCCGCCGGAAGCGCTTCGCCTGGGCCGACGGCCTGGGGGTGCCGACCCTGGAGGAGGGGGACGAGGCGCCGAACCTGTGGTTCGTGGGGTGCACCCCGGCCTACGACCCCCGGTGCCAGGAGGCGGCCCGGGCCCTGGCCGGGATTCTGCGGGCCGCCGGGTACCCGTTCACCACCCTGGGCAACGAGGAGTCGTGCTGCGGCAGCGAGATGCTGCGGCTGGGGGAGCTGGGGCTGTTCGAGGAGTTGGCCGAGGCGAACCAAGCGCTGCTGGACGAGGTGGCCCCGGAGACGGTGCTGACCACCTCGCCCCACTGCATGAACGCGCTGCGCACCGACTACGACCCGGCGGTGTCCGCCCTGCACTTCTCCCAGGTGCTGGCCCGCCTGGCGGGCGAGGGCCGGATTCCGTTCCGGCGGGAGGTGCCGCTGCGGGTCGCCTTTCACGATCCCTGCTACCTGGGCAAGCAGAACGGGGTGTACGAGGAGCCCCGGGCGGCGATCGCGGCCGTGCCCGGGGTGGAGCTGGTGGAGTTCGACCGCTCGCGCGAGCGCAGCCTGTGCTGCGAGGGTGGGGGCGGACGCATGTGGCTCGAGGGGCTCGGCGAGGGCGAGCGAAACGCCCAGCAGCGGGTTCGCACCGCCGCTGACATGGGGGTGGACGCCGTGGTCACGGCCTGCCCGTTCTGCCTGCTCACGCTGGAGGACGCCCGCAAGACCGCGGGGCTGGAGGACGCCCTGGAGATCGTGGACTTGGCCGAGCTCGTGTGGAGGGGGGTGGAAGATCTCCCAGACCCCTGCGGGCTAGAGACTAGAAACTAG
- a CDS encoding CoB--CoM heterodisulfide reductase iron-sulfur subunit A family protein translates to MRRALVVGAGIAGIQAALDLAEAGVEVVLVERAEYVGGNMARLDKTFPTLDCSSCTLTPRTSEVGRHPRVRLLTRTEVEGVAAEGTGFRVRLRVRPRYVDPEACVACGRCAEACRLAGRVPRGFDLGLSKGAAIDLAFPQAVPAAYAVDPARCLQLTRGRCGRDGPRCVAACDVGAIRLDEAERREQVRVDAVVVAAGYRLYRPGDPAEGRPELGFGRYPQVVTNLQMERLLSASGPTGGEVRVGDRTPSRIVFLQCVGSRDRTVGAAHCSRVCCMASMKQALVLREKLPDAAVTVLYMDLRCFGKGYEEFLERAQRAGVVVRRGNPAEVYRRADRVAVRFEDTLLGRVEELPADLVVLAAGLRPAEGLTELARTVGVGLGPDGFLEPADRRDPAVSGRPGVFLAGTCLGPMDIPDAVASGSAAAGAALAHLARGAGR, encoded by the coding sequence TTGCGCCGTGCCCTCGTCGTCGGCGCCGGCATCGCCGGCATCCAGGCCGCGCTGGACCTGGCCGAAGCCGGGGTGGAGGTGGTGCTCGTGGAGCGGGCGGAGTACGTGGGGGGGAACATGGCCCGCCTCGACAAGACCTTCCCCACCCTGGACTGCTCCTCGTGCACCCTGACCCCCCGCACCTCGGAGGTGGGCCGCCACCCCCGGGTGCGGCTGCTCACCCGCACCGAGGTGGAGGGGGTGGCGGCCGAGGGCACCGGGTTCCGGGTGCGGCTCCGGGTGCGGCCCCGGTACGTGGACCCGGAGGCGTGCGTGGCGTGCGGCCGGTGCGCCGAGGCGTGCCGGCTGGCCGGACGGGTGCCGCGGGGGTTCGACCTGGGGCTCTCCAAGGGCGCGGCCATCGACCTCGCGTTCCCCCAGGCCGTGCCCGCGGCCTACGCCGTGGACCCCGCCAGGTGCCTGCAGCTCACCCGGGGCCGGTGCGGCCGCGACGGGCCCCGGTGCGTGGCGGCCTGCGACGTGGGCGCGATCCGGTTGGACGAGGCCGAGCGGCGCGAGCAGGTGCGGGTGGACGCCGTGGTGGTGGCCGCCGGGTACCGTCTGTACCGGCCCGGCGACCCGGCCGAGGGCCGGCCCGAGCTGGGGTTCGGCCGGTATCCCCAGGTGGTGACCAACCTCCAGATGGAGCGGCTCCTGTCGGCCTCGGGCCCCACCGGCGGCGAGGTGCGGGTCGGGGATCGGACCCCCTCGCGGATCGTGTTCCTCCAGTGCGTGGGCTCCCGCGACCGCACGGTTGGCGCGGCCCACTGCTCCCGGGTGTGCTGCATGGCGAGCATGAAGCAGGCCCTGGTGCTCCGGGAGAAGCTGCCGGACGCGGCGGTCACGGTGCTCTACATGGACCTTCGTTGCTTCGGCAAGGGGTACGAGGAGTTCCTGGAGCGGGCCCAGCGCGCGGGCGTGGTGGTGCGGCGGGGGAACCCGGCCGAGGTGTACCGCCGGGCCGACCGGGTGGCGGTGCGGTTCGAGGACACCCTGCTCGGCCGGGTCGAGGAGCTGCCGGCCGATCTGGTGGTGCTGGCGGCGGGGCTGCGGCCCGCCGAAGGCCTGACCGAACTCGCCCGCACCGTGGGCGTGGGGCTGGGCCCGGACGGCTTCCTGGAGCCGGCGGACCGGCGCGACCCGGCCGTGTCGGGCCGGCCCGGGGTGTTCCTGGCCGGGACCTGCCTGGGCCCCATGGACATCCCCGACGCGGTGGCCTCGGGATCGGCCGCGGCCGGCGCCGCGCTCGCCCACCTGGCCCGGGGGGCGGGCCGGTGA
- a CDS encoding electron transfer flavoprotein subunit alpha/FixB family protein: MSVWVIAEHRNGELREVTGELVATARALGAGPVTAVVLGGPGETEAPAAGLPAGIDRVVRVEHESLAGFNGVAVAAALERMATRERPAVVLGAHSAAGMDWAPALAAGLGAPVATDVLSLQRDDSGFLAVRTVYAGKLQARVRLAQAPTVVVTLRPGAAEAAPGSAEVPAETEAAEVPAEVGRRFVEWIQEAAGEVDITQADVLVSVGRGIGDPEDLDVARELAEALGATLSCSRPVVDLGWLPKERQVGISGKTVKPKVYIALGISGAFQHVTAMKDAGLILAVNKDPKAPIFRVAHYGIVGDLFKVVPELTKAVREARG; encoded by the coding sequence GTGAGCGTGTGGGTGATCGCGGAGCACCGCAACGGCGAGCTCCGGGAGGTGACCGGCGAGCTGGTGGCCACGGCCCGGGCGCTGGGCGCGGGGCCGGTCACCGCGGTGGTACTGGGCGGCCCCGGCGAGACCGAAGCCCCGGCCGCGGGCCTGCCGGCCGGGATCGACCGGGTGGTCCGGGTGGAGCACGAGAGCCTGGCCGGGTTCAACGGGGTGGCCGTGGCCGCGGCCCTCGAACGGATGGCGACCCGGGAGCGGCCGGCCGTGGTCCTGGGCGCCCACTCGGCCGCCGGCATGGACTGGGCCCCGGCCCTGGCCGCGGGGCTGGGTGCGCCGGTGGCCACCGACGTGCTCTCCCTGCAACGGGACGACAGCGGATTCCTGGCGGTTCGCACGGTGTACGCCGGCAAGCTCCAGGCCCGGGTGCGGCTGGCCCAGGCGCCCACCGTGGTGGTGACCCTCCGGCCCGGCGCCGCGGAGGCGGCGCCGGGGTCGGCCGAGGTGCCGGCCGAGACCGAGGCCGCCGAGGTGCCGGCCGAGGTGGGCCGGAGGTTCGTGGAGTGGATCCAGGAGGCCGCAGGAGAGGTGGACATCACCCAGGCCGACGTGCTGGTCAGCGTGGGCCGGGGCATCGGAGACCCCGAGGATCTGGACGTGGCCCGGGAGCTGGCCGAGGCGCTGGGCGCCACCCTGTCGTGCTCGCGGCCCGTGGTGGACCTGGGCTGGTTGCCCAAGGAGCGCCAGGTGGGCATCTCGGGCAAGACGGTGAAGCCCAAGGTCTACATCGCCCTGGGCATCTCCGGCGCGTTTCAGCACGTGACCGCCATGAAGGACGCGGGCTTGATCCTGGCCGTGAACAAGGACCCCAAGGCCCCGATCTTCCGGGTGGCCCACTACGGCATCGTGGGGGACCTGTTCAAGGTGGTGCCCGAGCTCACCAAGGCGGTGCGCGAGGCCCGGGGCTGA
- a CDS encoding CoB--CoM heterodisulfide reductase iron-sulfur subunit A family protein — protein MSRRVAVYLCHCGRNIAATVDVRAVAERLAGEAGVVLVRDYPYLCSKPGQDLIRADVEAGWADRVVVAACSPRMHEETFRRVLAEAGRNPHLLQHVNVREQCAWVHPEPAVATAKARALVAMGVARVLRHEPLEAGEAAVERRCLVVGGGPAGLTAADTLAGAGIEVVLVERAERLGGRARDLGRAFPGGEPVGPWLEALVGRVTGRPAVSVRTGARVVGVEGVPGAFRVGIASPDGRAEETVGALVVATGYGLYAPDSPREGRPELGYGTVPGVVTQAELEERLRSGEGPVAVGGRPVEGVVFVQCVGSRDRTAGAFHCSRVCCMVSVRQARELRARNPGARVRVLYMDLRAYSRGAEEDYEAAGREGVEFRRGGVSEVFAREGRAVVRFEDTLVGRVEEAPADLVVLACGARPRPDASEVARALGLGRGPDGFFLEAHPKLRPVEAASAGVLLAGACLGPRTLDEAVTSGRAAAARALALLLRGRLPLNPRVARVDPDRCAACGLCEAACPAGAIRPGGGLAARRVEPGACRGCGACAAVCPSHAAVLGHHRDDQILAEVEAGL, from the coding sequence GTGAGCCGGCGGGTGGCGGTGTACCTGTGCCACTGCGGCCGCAACATCGCGGCCACGGTGGACGTGCGGGCCGTGGCCGAGCGCCTGGCCGGCGAGGCCGGGGTGGTGTTGGTGCGGGACTACCCGTACCTGTGCTCCAAGCCCGGCCAGGATCTGATCCGGGCCGACGTGGAGGCCGGTTGGGCCGACCGGGTTGTGGTGGCGGCCTGCTCGCCCCGGATGCACGAGGAGACGTTCCGCAGGGTTCTGGCCGAGGCGGGTCGGAACCCCCACCTGCTCCAGCACGTGAACGTGCGGGAGCAGTGCGCCTGGGTCCATCCGGAGCCCGCGGTGGCCACGGCCAAGGCCCGGGCGCTGGTGGCCATGGGAGTGGCCCGGGTGCTCCGCCACGAGCCCCTGGAGGCCGGCGAGGCCGCGGTGGAGCGGCGGTGCCTGGTGGTGGGCGGCGGCCCGGCCGGCCTGACCGCGGCCGACACCCTGGCCGGGGCCGGCATCGAGGTGGTTCTGGTCGAGCGGGCCGAGCGGCTGGGCGGGAGGGCCCGGGACCTCGGCCGGGCCTTCCCGGGGGGCGAGCCGGTGGGCCCCTGGCTCGAAGCCCTGGTGGGCCGGGTGACCGGCCGGCCCGCGGTCTCCGTGCGGACCGGGGCCCGGGTGGTCGGGGTGGAGGGGGTCCCGGGCGCGTTCCGGGTGGGGATCGCCTCGCCGGACGGCCGGGCCGAGGAGACCGTGGGGGCGCTGGTGGTGGCCACGGGATACGGCCTGTACGCCCCCGACTCTCCCCGGGAGGGCCGGCCCGAGCTCGGGTACGGAACGGTGCCCGGGGTGGTCACCCAGGCCGAGCTCGAGGAGCGGCTCCGCTCCGGCGAGGGCCCGGTGGCGGTGGGCGGCCGGCCGGTGGAAGGGGTCGTGTTCGTGCAGTGCGTGGGCTCCCGCGACCGCACGGCCGGTGCGTTCCACTGCTCGCGCGTGTGCTGCATGGTCAGCGTGCGCCAGGCCCGGGAGCTGCGGGCCCGCAACCCGGGTGCCCGGGTTCGGGTGCTCTACATGGACCTGCGGGCCTACTCCCGGGGGGCGGAGGAGGACTACGAGGCCGCCGGTCGAGAGGGGGTGGAGTTCCGGCGGGGCGGGGTGTCCGAGGTGTTCGCACGGGAGGGGCGGGCGGTGGTGCGGTTCGAGGACACCCTCGTGGGCCGGGTCGAGGAGGCGCCGGCCGACCTGGTGGTGCTGGCCTGCGGGGCCCGTCCCCGCCCCGACGCGTCGGAGGTGGCCCGGGCCCTGGGCCTCGGCCGGGGGCCGGACGGGTTCTTCCTGGAGGCCCACCCGAAGCTCCGGCCGGTGGAGGCCGCGTCGGCCGGGGTGCTCCTGGCCGGGGCGTGCCTGGGGCCCCGCACCCTGGACGAGGCCGTCACCTCGGGTCGGGCGGCCGCGGCCCGGGCCCTGGCCCTGCTGCTGCGGGGCCGCCTGCCCCTGAACCCGCGGGTCGCCCGGGTGGACCCGGACCGGTGCGCCGCCTGCGGCCTGTGCGAGGCCGCGTGCCCGGCCGGCGCGATCCGGCCGGGGGGCGGCCTGGCGGCCCGGCGGGTGGAGCCGGGGGCCTGCCGGGGGTGCGGGGCCTGCGCGGCCGTGTGCCCCTCCCACGCCGCGGTCCTGGGCCACCACCGGGACGACCAGATCCTGGCCGAGGTGGAAGCCGGCCTGTGA
- a CDS encoding electron transfer flavoprotein subunit beta/FixA family protein: MNLAVFVKHVPDAAEADLRIGPDGRSVRAEDLPFQMNEWDRFALEEAARLKEATGGSLTAFLIGPGEHEDSLRRCLAVGADRAVRVWDESFPALGPAAVARALAAAVGEERFDLYLCGAQAADDGYAVVGPTLAVLLGVPWAALVCRLELQDGRIVCDRELEAGWFERVELELPALVTVQTGINEPRYVSILGIRKARSKPLEVRGLADLGVDPDEIGRLGALTMLEALEPPPPGREAEMLEGSPAEVARKAVAVLREKGGVL; the protein is encoded by the coding sequence ATGAACCTAGCGGTGTTTGTGAAGCACGTGCCCGACGCGGCCGAGGCGGATCTCCGGATCGGCCCCGACGGCCGGTCGGTGCGCGCCGAGGACCTGCCGTTTCAGATGAACGAGTGGGACCGGTTCGCCCTGGAGGAGGCGGCCCGCCTCAAGGAGGCCACGGGCGGCTCCCTGACCGCGTTCCTGATCGGCCCGGGCGAGCACGAGGACAGCTTGAGGAGGTGCCTGGCCGTGGGCGCCGACCGGGCCGTGCGGGTCTGGGACGAGTCGTTTCCCGCCCTGGGGCCGGCGGCCGTGGCCCGGGCCCTGGCCGCTGCGGTCGGGGAGGAGCGGTTCGACCTGTACCTGTGCGGGGCCCAGGCGGCGGACGACGGGTATGCCGTGGTGGGGCCGACCCTCGCGGTGCTCCTGGGGGTGCCCTGGGCCGCGCTGGTGTGCCGGTTGGAGCTGCAGGACGGCCGGATCGTGTGCGATCGGGAGCTGGAGGCGGGGTGGTTCGAGCGGGTGGAGCTGGAGCTGCCGGCGTTGGTGACCGTCCAGACCGGCATCAACGAACCCCGGTACGTCTCGATCCTGGGCATCCGCAAGGCCCGGTCCAAGCCCCTGGAGGTCCGAGGCCTGGCCGACCTGGGCGTCGATCCGGACGAGATCGGCCGGCTGGGGGCGTTGACCATGCTGGAGGCGCTGGAGCCGCCCCCCCCCGGCCGCGAGGCCGAGATGCTGGAGGGGAGCCCGGCCGAGGTGGCCCGGAAGGCCGTGGCCGTGCTGCGGGAGAAGGGAGGTGTGCTGTGA